GCGGTTGAAACCGCAGGGGCAGCCTCATTCCGCGCTGCGGTTGAAGCCGGGCGGGCGGTGGAGCTTGAGCACCTCAGTACGATTGCCACCAGCCTTGGGGCGAAAAAGGTTTGTGAGCAGGCGGTGAAGCTGGCCGGGCTGCATCCGGTTATCAGTGAGGTGGTGAGCGATGAAGAGGCGGTGCGTGCGTGCCGTCGGTTTATGGACGACCATCGCGTGGTGACGGAACCGGCATGTGGAGCAAGCCTGGCCTGCGTGTATGAGCAAAAAGCGGTGATGAAACCGTTTCATCATCCGCTGGTGATTGTCTGCGGTGGGGCAACGATGTCCGCCGAACAGCTGTTCAGCCTGTCCGGCGGTGAGATTACTTAACGGTAAAGTTATACATGCCTTTGGTTTTATGGCCGTCAACGGACAGCACATGCCAGTCGACCATGTATTCACCCGCCTTCAGCTCGGATGCCAGCGGGATATGCAGAACCTTGTTGTCCGCACTGTCCACGGTCGCTTTCGCGGTATCAATGGCTTTTCCATCGGCGCCGGTGAGGGATGCACCACTGAAGCTGGCCTCCACGCCCTCGGTGAAGGTCAGGGTCAGTTCTTTCGGTGAGCTGCTCACCTCGGCCTTGCTGGCCGGTGACGCGCTGGCTAGATGGGCGTGGGCCAGAGCGTGCTGAGAAACCAGTGCCGCGGCCAGTACGGTTGCTGCGGTGAAAGCTTTTTTCATACGTAATACCATCTGAACTTCTCCTTGCATTACAAACGGCTGCTGAACGATTGCCAGCAGCAGGGATACGTTTATCGCCGTTCACTCAGGCGAACTGTGTCATCAGGCGCTTCTGGCGCTGCCAGCGCGCGATATCAATCAACAGGAAGGCCAGCAGGCTGGCACCCATTACCGGTAAACACCCGCCCAGTCCTACACCGGCCAGCAGAGACCCCAGACGCCAGCGCACCGGCAGGCGCAGCCAGGCGTGGAGCAGCGAGCTGGCGACATTTCCCGCCGGTGCCGTCGGGCGGCGCAGCCACCACATACGGTATCCCAGCACAATCATCACGCAGACGCCGATGCCGAAGGCGGTCAGCAACAGCTGGTTTGGCAGGCCAAACAGTAGTCCCATGTGGAAGTCGATGCCCCAGCGGGTCAGTTTGGCGGCGAGCGGATACTGCTCAAATTCCACGCGATCGATAACGCGCATGTCGCGGGGATCGACGGCAACGGCATCCACCTGCGAAGGCCAGCGGGCCTGGGCTTCGGCAACGGTCCAGGCTTTACCCTCACTTTTCGGGCCGCGGATCTCCACCTTCGCCGCATCAATTCCCGCCCGTCGGGCGCTGGCCAGCACCTGCTGCCAGACATCGTCCTCCGCCGACGGCATGGTCATTCCGGGCATCGACATATGATGTTCGGCATGCGGGTCGGCAGGCAGGTGGGAAACGGCGTGGGGATCCAGCGTGGTTCTGACCTGCGGCGTCAGCCAGTTAAAGGCGGTACGCATTTTATCGATATTGCCACCGGCCCACTGCGACCACGCCAGCCCGGTGGCGGAGAACATCAGCAGCCCGGCCAGCAGGAACAGGCCCTGCGTAATGTGCAAACGGCGGCTGGCGGCAATGCGCCCCTGCGCTTTTTTACGCTGGCGTTTCGGGCGGCTCAGCCACCACAGCGCCAGGCCGCCGACGGCGGCAACCCACATCCAGGAGGCCGCCAGTTCGCTGTAGAGACGCCCCGCATCCCCGAGCAGCAGCCCACGATGAACCTGATCGATCCACTTTCTTAGCGGCAGCGATCCGCTGCTGCCATAGACGGTGAGATCGCCGCGAATTTGCAGTGAGTAAGGATCGACAAAGATTGCCCGCGATTCAGATGAACCCAGCGCCGGGTCAACGAACTGCACGCGGGTGGTATCAAAGCGGCCGGGGGCAGGGCGTACGGCATAAATCCGGGTTTCTTCACCCACATATTCCCGCGCTGCCGAAACCTGGTCCGCCAGCGACTGCGCTTCGCCGACGGGCTGCGTGGTCAGTTCGTGCGCATAAATCCGGTTTTCGATTTGCGTGCTGAAAACATAAAGCGTGCCGGTTAACGCGGCGACGAAAATAAACGGGCCGACAAACAGCCCGATATAAAAATGCAGGCGGCGGAAAAATTCCAGCACGGCACCGCGCGTATTTTTATCCTGGCGATGAATTAGGGACATGGGCGATCCTGTGCAGAGCACATAATTTAAAATGCAGGTGTTACTTCCTGAAAATTAATCAGGAATGATATTTTTATGGTAATTTTTTGGATAATTTAGCGGGCA
The sequence above is a segment of the Erwinia sp. SLM-02 genome. Coding sequences within it:
- the yobA gene encoding CopC domain-containing protein YobA → MKKAFTAATVLAAALVSQHALAHAHLASASPASKAEVSSSPKELTLTFTEGVEASFSGASLTGADGKAIDTAKATVDSADNKVLHIPLASELKAGEYMVDWHVLSVDGHKTKGMYNFTVK